A genomic window from Blastococcus saxobsidens DD2 includes:
- the gyrB gene encoding DNA topoisomerase (ATP-hydrolyzing) subunit B → MVAAPQIENAYSGSSITVLEGLEAVRKRPGMYIGSTGERGLHHMVWEVVDNSVDEALAGHADRVHVTLLADGGVRVEDNGRGIPVDMHPVEKRPTVEVIMTVLHAGGKFDGKSYGVSGGLHGVGVTVVNALSTRLDVNVWRDGTEWKQSYAYAKPGPLEEVGPTRKRGTAITFWADGDIFETTHYSFDTINRRLQEMAFLNKGLTITLRDERPGHSKVESGMADEVTLAEAAPQAGAEGEAFEPTEVTYRYDAGLIDYVAHINAKKSPIHKSVVSFSAEGTGKNDMAMSIDVAMQWSEAYSESVYTFANIINTHEGGTHEEGFRAALTSIVNRYAEEKKLFKGKDEKLTGEDIREGLAAIVSVKIGDPQFEGQTKTKLGNTEVKGFVQRVCNEQIGHWFEANPTEAKMIINKAASAARARRAAQDARKLARKSLLSNNSLPGKLADCRSTDPRSSEIYIVEGDSAGGSAKSGRDSMFQAILPIRGKIINVEKARIDRVLKNNEVQSMITAFGTGIHDEFDLSKLRYHKIILMADADVDGQHIRTLLLTLLFRFMRPLVEAGHVYLAQPPLYKIKWGGKHADDYVYTDREKDAVLRTAAESGRKVKDDAIQRFKGLGEMNAKELWETTMDPETRILLQVTLEDAATADQLFSVLMGEDVEARRSFITRNAKDVRFLDV, encoded by the coding sequence GTGGTCGCAGCACCCCAGATCGAGAACGCGTACTCCGGCAGCTCCATCACCGTCCTCGAAGGGCTGGAGGCGGTCCGGAAGCGCCCCGGTATGTACATCGGGTCGACCGGCGAGCGCGGGCTGCACCACATGGTGTGGGAGGTCGTGGACAACTCCGTCGACGAGGCGCTGGCGGGTCACGCGGACCGGGTCCACGTCACCCTGCTGGCCGACGGCGGCGTCCGGGTCGAGGACAACGGCCGTGGCATCCCGGTCGACATGCACCCGGTCGAGAAGCGGCCCACCGTCGAGGTGATCATGACCGTCCTGCACGCGGGCGGGAAGTTCGACGGCAAGAGCTACGGCGTCTCCGGTGGCCTGCACGGCGTCGGTGTGACCGTCGTCAACGCCCTCTCCACGCGGCTCGACGTCAACGTCTGGCGCGACGGGACCGAGTGGAAGCAGAGCTACGCGTATGCCAAGCCGGGCCCGCTGGAGGAGGTCGGCCCCACCAGGAAGCGCGGCACCGCGATCACCTTCTGGGCCGACGGCGACATCTTCGAGACGACGCACTACTCGTTCGACACCATCAACCGCCGCCTGCAGGAGATGGCCTTCCTCAACAAGGGCCTGACGATCACCCTGCGCGATGAGCGACCGGGGCACAGCAAGGTCGAGTCCGGCATGGCCGACGAGGTCACCCTCGCCGAGGCCGCACCGCAGGCCGGTGCCGAGGGCGAGGCCTTCGAGCCGACCGAGGTCACCTACAGGTACGACGCCGGCCTCATCGACTACGTCGCGCACATCAACGCGAAGAAGTCGCCGATCCACAAGTCGGTCGTCAGCTTCTCCGCCGAGGGCACCGGCAAGAACGACATGGCCATGTCGATCGACGTCGCCATGCAGTGGTCCGAGGCCTACTCGGAGTCGGTCTACACCTTCGCGAACATCATCAACACCCACGAGGGGGGCACGCACGAGGAGGGCTTCCGTGCGGCACTGACCTCGATCGTCAACCGGTACGCCGAGGAGAAGAAGCTCTTCAAGGGCAAGGACGAGAAGCTCACGGGTGAGGACATCCGCGAGGGACTCGCCGCGATCGTCTCGGTGAAGATCGGCGACCCGCAGTTCGAGGGGCAGACGAAGACCAAGCTCGGCAACACCGAGGTGAAGGGCTTCGTGCAGAGGGTCTGCAACGAGCAGATCGGGCACTGGTTCGAGGCCAACCCCACCGAGGCCAAGATGATCATCAACAAGGCCGCGTCGGCCGCCCGCGCCCGGCGCGCGGCGCAGGACGCCCGCAAGCTGGCCCGCAAGAGCCTGCTGAGCAACAACTCGCTGCCGGGCAAGCTGGCCGACTGCCGCTCCACCGACCCGCGGTCCTCGGAGATCTACATCGTCGAGGGTGACTCGGCCGGCGGTTCGGCCAAGTCCGGCCGCGACTCGATGTTCCAGGCGATCCTCCCGATCCGCGGGAAGATCATCAACGTCGAGAAGGCGCGCATCGACCGGGTCCTCAAGAACAACGAGGTCCAGTCGATGATCACCGCGTTCGGCACCGGCATCCACGACGAGTTCGACCTGTCCAAGCTGCGCTACCACAAGATCATCCTGATGGCGGATGCCGACGTCGACGGCCAGCACATCCGCACCCTGCTGCTGACCCTGCTGTTCCGCTTCATGCGGCCGCTGGTCGAGGCCGGGCACGTCTACCTCGCCCAGCCCCCGCTGTACAAGATCAAGTGGGGCGGCAAGCACGCCGACGACTACGTCTACACGGACCGCGAGAAGGACGCCGTGCTCCGCACGGCGGCCGAGTCGGGGCGGAAGGTCAAGGACGACGCGATCCAGCGGTTCAAGGGCCTCGGCGAGATGAACGCCAAGGAGCTGTGGGAGACCACGATGGACCCCGAGACGCGCATCCTGCTGCAGGTCACCCTCGAGGACGCCGCCACCGCGGACCAGCTGTTCAGCGTGCTCATGGGTGAGGACGTCGAGGCCCGCCGCAGCTTCATCACCCGCAACGCCAAGGACGTCCGGTTCCTCGACGTCTGA
- the gyrA gene encoding DNA gyrase subunit A encodes MTETPPRDRVEPVDLQQEMQRSYIDYAMSVIVGRALPEVRDGLKPVHRRVLYAMYDQGFRPDRSYVKCARVVGEVMGNYHPHGDTSIYDALVRLAQPWSMRYPLVDGQGNFGSPGNDPAAAMRYTEARLTPLAMEMLANIDEETVDFQPNYDGKNQEPLVLPGRIPNLLINGSAGIAVGMATNMPPHNLREVAAAVFWVLDHPDAEPEEALTACMERIKGPDFPTYGLIVGREGIEDAYRTGRGSVRMRAVVTVEEDARGRVQLVCTELPYQVNPDNLAESIAEAVKDGRLQGISEIADESSDRVGRRLVFTLRRDAVAKVVLNNLYKHTQLQTTFGCNMLSIVDGVPRTLRLDELVREYVNHQIEVIQRRTRYRLRKAEERAHILRGYAKALDQLDAVITLIRNSESADAARGGLMELLDIDEIQATAILDMQLRRLAALERQRILDQLAEIELEIAELQAILASPERQRQIIHDELAEIVEKYGDDRRTQFVANDGDVSMEDLIAEEEVVVTITRTGYAKRTKSDLYRSQRRGGKGVMGAQLKQDDIVDHFFVGSTHDWILFFTNKGRVYRSKAYELPEANRTARGQHVANILAFQPDEKIAQVMQIKDYRVAPYLVLATAKGQVKKTRLTDFDSPRQGGVIAINLRDGDELVGAALIDNASDLLLVTRKAMSIRFTADDTALRPMGRATEGVRGIALSEDDRLLSLMVVQEGVDVLVATERGFAKRTGIENYPNQGRGGKGVLTADPKARKGALVGALSVTLGDELYAITSGGGVIRTPVNGVRHNKDRATMGVKLMNLPEDVSIVAIARTTDNDEPAA; translated from the coding sequence GTGACGGAGACCCCACCCCGCGACCGCGTCGAACCGGTCGACCTCCAGCAGGAGATGCAGCGCAGCTACATCGACTACGCGATGAGCGTCATCGTCGGCCGGGCGCTGCCCGAGGTCCGCGACGGCCTCAAGCCGGTGCACCGCCGGGTGCTCTACGCCATGTACGACCAGGGCTTCCGCCCCGACCGCAGCTACGTCAAGTGCGCCCGCGTCGTCGGTGAGGTGATGGGTAACTACCACCCGCACGGCGACACCTCGATCTACGACGCCCTCGTGCGGCTGGCCCAGCCGTGGTCGATGCGCTACCCGCTGGTCGACGGCCAGGGCAACTTCGGCTCCCCGGGCAATGACCCTGCGGCAGCGATGCGTTACACAGAGGCACGACTGACGCCGCTGGCCATGGAGATGCTGGCCAACATCGACGAGGAGACCGTCGACTTCCAGCCCAACTACGACGGCAAGAACCAGGAACCGCTGGTCCTGCCCGGGCGCATCCCGAACCTGCTGATCAACGGCTCGGCCGGCATCGCCGTCGGCATGGCCACGAACATGCCGCCGCACAACCTGCGGGAGGTGGCGGCCGCCGTCTTCTGGGTGCTCGACCACCCCGACGCGGAGCCCGAGGAAGCCCTCACCGCCTGCATGGAGCGGATCAAGGGCCCCGACTTCCCCACCTACGGCCTGATCGTCGGCCGAGAGGGCATCGAGGACGCCTACCGCACCGGCCGCGGCTCGGTGCGCATGCGCGCCGTCGTCACCGTGGAGGAGGACGCGCGCGGCCGGGTCCAGCTGGTCTGCACGGAGCTGCCCTACCAGGTCAACCCGGACAACCTGGCCGAGTCGATCGCCGAGGCGGTCAAGGACGGCCGGCTGCAGGGCATCAGCGAGATCGCCGACGAGTCCAGCGACCGCGTCGGCCGCCGCCTGGTGTTCACGCTGCGCCGTGACGCCGTCGCCAAGGTCGTGCTGAACAACCTCTACAAGCACACCCAGCTGCAGACGACATTCGGCTGCAACATGCTCTCCATCGTCGACGGCGTCCCGCGGACGCTGCGCCTGGACGAGCTCGTGCGCGAGTACGTGAACCACCAGATCGAGGTCATCCAGCGGCGCACCCGGTACCGGCTGCGCAAGGCCGAGGAGCGCGCGCACATCCTGCGCGGCTACGCCAAGGCGCTGGACCAGCTGGACGCGGTCATCACGTTGATCCGCAACAGCGAGTCCGCCGACGCCGCCCGCGGCGGTCTCATGGAGCTCCTGGACATCGACGAGATCCAGGCGACCGCGATCCTGGACATGCAGCTGCGCCGGCTCGCCGCCCTGGAGCGGCAGCGGATCCTGGACCAGCTGGCCGAGATCGAGCTGGAGATCGCCGAGCTGCAGGCGATCCTCGCCTCGCCGGAGCGGCAGCGGCAGATCATCCACGACGAGCTCGCCGAGATCGTGGAGAAGTACGGCGACGACCGGCGCACCCAGTTCGTCGCCAACGACGGTGACGTGTCGATGGAGGACCTCATCGCGGAGGAGGAGGTCGTCGTCACCATCACCCGCACCGGGTACGCCAAGCGGACGAAGAGCGACCTCTACCGCTCGCAGCGCCGTGGCGGCAAGGGCGTGATGGGAGCACAGCTCAAGCAGGACGACATCGTCGACCACTTCTTCGTGGGCTCGACCCACGACTGGATCCTGTTCTTCACGAACAAGGGCCGGGTCTACCGGTCGAAGGCCTACGAGCTGCCGGAGGCCAACCGGACCGCCCGGGGCCAGCACGTGGCGAACATCCTGGCGTTCCAGCCGGACGAGAAGATCGCCCAGGTCATGCAGATCAAGGACTACCGCGTCGCGCCGTACCTGGTGCTCGCCACGGCCAAGGGTCAGGTCAAGAAGACCCGGCTGACCGACTTCGACTCCCCGCGCCAGGGCGGCGTGATCGCCATCAACCTCCGGGATGGCGACGAGCTGGTCGGGGCGGCGCTGATCGACAACGCGTCCGACCTGCTGCTGGTGACCCGCAAGGCCATGTCGATCCGATTCACCGCCGACGACACCGCGCTGCGTCCCATGGGCCGGGCCACGGAGGGTGTCCGCGGCATCGCGTTGTCCGAGGACGACCGCCTGCTGTCCCTCATGGTGGTGCAGGAGGGCGTCGACGTGCTCGTGGCCACCGAGCGCGGGTTCGCCAAGCGGACCGGGATCGAGAACTACCCGAACCAGGGCCGCGGCGGCAAGGGCGTTCTCACCGCCGACCCGAAGGCGCGCAAGGGTGCGCTCGTCGGCGCGCTGTCGGTGACGCTCGGCGACGAGCTGTACGCCATCACCTCCGGCGGTGGCGTCATCCGGACGCCGGTCAACGGGGTGCGGCACAACAAGGACCGCGCCACGATGGGTGTCAAGCTCATGAACTTGCCGGAGGACGTCAGCATCGTGGCAATCGCGCGTACGACGGACAACGACGAGCCCGCGGCCTAG
- a CDS encoding DUF3566 domain-containing protein, whose product MSDRTQGSVRTDSWTGDGASAEGAPTAGDASTTQAIPATGSQRAQGPGTGAAPVVPQPLGPQTGASPAQPAAGAPPAAAAPPPVPAPGSPAAGGTASAAKPATEATGPATGPTSATKPARGRQAGRGPRRARLQLRHIDTWSALKISLVLSIALFFIWMVAVGLLYLVLNGLGVFEAVNDLFGQIGSASGAESSGDVLTPGVIFWGAAVIGAINVVLLTALCTVGTFIYNLCSDLVGGLEVTLSERD is encoded by the coding sequence ATGAGCGACCGGACGCAGGGTTCGGTGCGTACCGACTCGTGGACCGGGGACGGGGCCTCCGCCGAGGGTGCCCCCACCGCTGGGGACGCCTCCACGACGCAGGCCATCCCGGCGACCGGCAGCCAGCGGGCCCAGGGCCCCGGCACCGGCGCCGCCCCGGTGGTCCCGCAGCCACTCGGCCCGCAGACCGGCGCGTCGCCGGCGCAGCCCGCCGCCGGCGCCCCGCCGGCTGCTGCGGCTCCCCCGCCGGTGCCCGCACCCGGCTCACCCGCGGCCGGTGGAACCGCCTCGGCAGCGAAGCCCGCCACCGAAGCGACCGGACCGGCCACCGGACCCACGTCGGCCACCAAGCCGGCCCGCGGCCGGCAGGCCGGCCGTGGTCCGCGGCGGGCGCGCCTCCAGCTGCGGCACATCGACACCTGGTCGGCGCTGAAGATTTCGCTGGTGCTGTCGATCGCCCTCTTCTTCATCTGGATGGTCGCGGTCGGCCTGCTGTACCTGGTGCTGAACGGCCTCGGCGTCTTCGAGGCCGTCAACGACCTGTTCGGGCAGATCGGCAGCGCATCGGGTGCCGAGAGCAGCGGTGACGTGCTCACGCCCGGCGTCATCTTCTGGGGCGCCGCGGTCATCGGTGCGATCAACGTCGTCCTGCTGACCGCCCTGTGCACGGTGGGGACCTTCATCTACAACCTGTGCTCCGACCTCGTCGGCGGCCTGGAGGTCACCCTCTCCGAGCGGGACTGA
- a CDS encoding DLW-39 family protein, which translates to MLKKLALAAVAAGALAAVRKRTAGRTEADLWHEATSGPGAVSTPTR; encoded by the coding sequence GTGCTGAAGAAGCTGGCGCTCGCCGCCGTCGCAGCCGGGGCCCTGGCCGCGGTCCGGAAACGCACCGCGGGCCGCACCGAGGCCGACCTGTGGCACGAGGCCACCAGCGGGCCGGGAGCGGTCAGCACGCCGACCCGCTGA
- a CDS encoding helix-turn-helix domain-containing protein, whose amino-acid sequence MPDHPASREPELLTITEAAELLRAPVATLRYWRHLGIGPRSFRLGRRVLYRCDDLRSWIDAQHDQIAPGPGSRR is encoded by the coding sequence ATGCCCGACCATCCCGCCAGCCGCGAGCCCGAACTGCTCACCATCACCGAAGCCGCCGAGCTCCTCCGCGCCCCCGTCGCCACCCTGCGGTACTGGCGCCACCTCGGCATCGGCCCCCGCAGCTTCCGCCTCGGCCGCCGCGTCCTCTACCGCTGCGACGACCTCCGGAGCTGGATCGACGCCCAGCACGATCAGATCGCCCCAGGCCCGGGGAGCCGGCGGTGA